The Paenibacillus beijingensis nucleotide sequence CCGTTTCATACACCTGCTTCACCAGCTGCGTATTCTCCTCAAGCATCGTGCGGATTCTCGACACCAGCGCGTTGAAGGAGAGGCCCAAATAGCCGACCTCGTCGCCCCGCTTGTCGGGAAAGCGGACGTTCAAATCGCCGCGTTCGACCGTGCGCATCAACCGGACGACATTTAACAGCGGCCGCAAAAATTTTTGCAAAAACCACCATAAAACGCAGAAGGCGAGCGCCGCGCACGCAAGGGCCATCCATAAGCCGAAGTTGCGCGTTTTCGTCGCTTTCGCGTTTAATTCCGTGAGCGAATTGACCGCGACAATCGTCCAGTCGGACCGGGGCAGCAGCGTCGAATTGAGCAAATAGGGCTCGCCGTTGTAATCCACTTTCAGCGTCTTTTGGCCGCTTTGCTGTATGCTCCGGTAAAAGTGAACCGCTTCCAATTTTCCGGTGCTTCCATAAATGACCGTTTCTTTGTTGTCGATAATGAACAAACCGCCATATGCGCCCATGTTGACCTTGCGGACGATGTTTTCGATGCCGGTATAGTTCGCGTCCACCTTGATGACGCCAAGCACTTTGTCGCTGTTGCGCGTGCTCCGCAGCTGCCTGACGATCGAGAACACTTTTGGCCCCCGGTTATTGACCATCTGCTGCATATGGGCCGGAACAAAAATAGGCTCAGGCGAGACAAGAGCCTGCTTATACCAGCCGAACTGCTTAAATAGGCCGCTGTCGTCGATGTCGACCTGAATGCGTCCCGAGGAGTAAATCGTGTTCGTTATAATAAAGACGCGGTTAATATCGCCGCGCGGATAAATCATCATCTGATCGAGAAATTCCTCGATCAGGCGGCGCTTCTGCAGCCGGGAAAGGGCGGAGCCGCCGTCTTCGTCTTCCAGCGCCTCCATAACGAAGTCGTTCATATACAGGGCGAGGGAAAGGCGGTTCAAGTCGTCCAGATAGGTGTCGATATTATAGGAAACCTGGCCGATAATCTGCTGCACGCTGTCCGAGGATTGGGATTCGAAATCCTCCGTATATTTGGTGTACGAAATAAAGGTTACCGAATAGAGCGATCCGAGTATAAAGACGGCGGCAAAAACAAGC carries:
- a CDS encoding cache domain-containing sensor histidine kinase, giving the protein MIVLRWKKYRDWRLKPKLLVFAAVFILGSLYSVTFISYTKYTEDFESQSSDSVQQIIGQVSYNIDTYLDDLNRLSLALYMNDFVMEALEDEDGGSALSRLQKRRLIEEFLDQMMIYPRGDINRVFIITNTIYSSGRIQVDIDDSGLFKQFGWYKQALVSPEPIFVPAHMQQMVNNRGPKVFSIVRQLRSTRNSDKVLGVIKVDANYTGIENIVRKVNMGAYGGLFIIDNKETVIYGSTGKLEAVHFYRSIQQSGQKTLKVDYNGEPYLLNSTLLPRSDWTIVAVNSLTELNAKATKTRNFGLWMALACAALAFCVLWWFLQKFLRPLLNVVRLMRTVERGDLNVRFPDKRGDEVGYLGLSFNALVSRIRTMLEENTQLVKQVYETELLQKEAQVLALHSQIKPHFIFNTLNMISLQMQMGKTDKSIGHIQQLSSILRSMTRSDKDITLQREIELLRAYLSIQSGRYEGRLDYEIDIDPSLSQVNVPALLFQPIVENAVIHGCETKRGKTTVRIASRETDSKLLFVIEDTGIGMDEETLERVRHKLALSEDAEHPAAHEAGHPAEHAAEHPAAHEPSRSGTGIGLLNVNKRIKLKYGAGYGLTVDSTLHEGTAVTVALPKPGREWRSYDV